Proteins encoded by one window of Natronomonas salsuginis:
- a CDS encoding DUF373 family protein, which translates to MLLILCVDLDDDLGRKTAFDTPVIGRDAVEEAAVELATADPEDSDVNVCFQGVHLHDSIDDESVEVALVTGTAKADVSANRKVGEEVDTVLASLSTGEDVKAIVVTDGAQDESVLPVIRSRVPIDGVRRVVVRQAQDLESMYYTFKQVLADPETRGTILIPLGILLLIYPISILAEVIGLPGSSLGVISALLGLYVLFRGLGLEDTIDDTLERIRVGLFSGRVQLITYVVAAALVIVGVVGGVEATEALTEVDGEPTQAAAAFVYGAVQWAAAAGVVAALGRITDEYLAGGFEWRYLNAPFYVVSIAIVLHGMSAFFAALPFAELSYLALTLTTGTFLGLASTLAFAVAEQRYPRNRDRELTG; encoded by the coding sequence ATGCTTCTCATCCTCTGTGTCGACCTCGACGACGACCTCGGCCGAAAGACGGCGTTCGACACGCCCGTCATCGGCCGCGACGCCGTCGAGGAGGCCGCCGTCGAACTCGCCACCGCGGACCCCGAGGACTCGGACGTGAACGTCTGCTTTCAGGGCGTCCATCTCCACGACAGCATCGACGACGAGTCGGTCGAGGTGGCCCTCGTGACCGGGACGGCGAAGGCAGACGTCTCCGCCAACCGAAAGGTCGGCGAGGAGGTCGACACCGTGCTCGCGTCGCTGTCGACCGGCGAGGACGTCAAAGCAATCGTCGTCACCGACGGCGCACAGGACGAGAGCGTTCTCCCGGTCATCCGCTCTCGGGTGCCGATCGACGGCGTCCGGCGCGTCGTTGTCAGGCAGGCACAGGACCTCGAATCGATGTACTACACGTTCAAGCAGGTGCTCGCTGATCCAGAGACCCGGGGGACGATTCTCATTCCGCTCGGAATTCTGCTGTTGATCTATCCGATCTCGATCCTCGCGGAGGTGATCGGCCTCCCTGGGTCGTCCCTCGGCGTCATCTCCGCGCTCTTGGGGCTGTACGTCCTCTTCCGTGGGCTCGGACTGGAGGACACGATCGACGACACGCTCGAACGAATTCGCGTGGGGCTCTTTTCGGGGCGCGTCCAGCTCATCACGTACGTCGTCGCGGCCGCGCTCGTCATCGTCGGAGTCGTCGGCGGCGTCGAGGCGACCGAGGCGCTCACCGAGGTCGACGGCGAACCGACGCAGGCCGCCGCGGCGTTCGTCTACGGGGCCGTCCAGTGGGCCGCCGCGGCCGGGGTCGTCGCCGCGCTCGGTCGGATCACGGACGAGTACCTCGCCGGCGGGTTCGAGTGGCGCTACCTCAACGCACCCTTTTACGTCGTTTCGATCGCGATCGTTCTCCACGGGATGAGCGCCTTCTTCGCCGCGCTCCCGTTCGCGGAGCTGTCGTATCTCGCCCTGACGTTGACGACCG
- a CDS encoding DUF7311 family protein has product MIRVVLAVALGAALFGIALPSAEHADRDRAAALAIDELERINATAERLAAENDPGERSDAPPATTIVLDPPEPTFADPGRFRIDDDELRWIPASGPNTTVETAVPVRIDAPTIVADRTRLRLSLVRLNGEAVVRARLDRARV; this is encoded by the coding sequence GTGATCCGCGTCGTCCTCGCCGTCGCGTTGGGAGCCGCGCTGTTCGGGATCGCCCTCCCGAGCGCCGAACACGCCGATCGGGATCGAGCGGCCGCGCTCGCGATCGACGAACTCGAACGGATAAACGCGACGGCGGAACGACTCGCCGCTGAAAACGATCCCGGCGAGCGATCCGATGCACCGCCGGCGACGACGATCGTCCTCGATCCGCCGGAGCCGACGTTCGCCGATCCCGGACGATTCCGGATCGACGACGACGAGTTGCGGTGGATCCCGGCGAGCGGCCCGAACACGACCGTCGAGACGGCCGTCCCGGTCCGCATCGACGCGCCAACGATCGTCGCCGATCGAACGCGACTGCGACTCTCGCTGGTTCGACTCAACGGCGAGGCGGTGGTACGTGCGCGGCTCGACCGAGCGAGGGTTTAA
- a CDS encoding DUF7310 family coiled-coil domain-containing protein, which translates to MSQNDRGHDRESVARRLAAVERAVSGEEPLERTDRLDELEVRIDELEAAVQALRGYVGSVRAVNEDVERRADRALRTAEAIERNVAPTETVDAASGPASETDAETEGTDGARRSTPLDRLKARL; encoded by the coding sequence ATGTCCCAGAACGACCGGGGTCACGACAGGGAGTCCGTCGCGCGGCGCTTGGCGGCGGTCGAGCGCGCCGTTTCGGGCGAGGAACCGCTCGAACGAACCGACCGACTCGACGAGTTAGAGGTTCGGATAGACGAGTTGGAGGCAGCTGTACAGGCGCTCCGCGGCTACGTCGGCTCCGTCAGAGCGGTCAACGAAGACGTCGAGCGGCGCGCGGATCGGGCGTTGCGGACGGCCGAGGCCATCGAGCGAAACGTTGCGCCCACGGAGACGGTCGACGCCGCGTCCGGCCCGGCGTCGGAAACGGACGCCGAGACGGAAGGTACTGACGGGGCGCGGCGTTCGACGCCGCTGGACCGACTCAAAGCGCGGTTGTGA
- a CDS encoding inorganic diphosphatase, with protein MAAANLWEDLETGPNAPEEIYAVVECLKGERNKYEYDKDIPGVVLDRVLHSNVHYPSDYGFIPRSYYDDEDPFDVLVLVEDQTFPGCIIEARPVALMKMDDDGEQDDKVIAVPSEDPRYDHVDDIDDIPQQTLDEIAEFFETYKNLEEGKEVETQGWEDKQAAMDAIEHAQDLYEEHFG; from the coding sequence ATGGCTGCAGCTAACCTGTGGGAGGACCTCGAAACGGGCCCGAACGCGCCGGAAGAGATCTACGCGGTCGTCGAGTGTCTCAAAGGCGAGCGAAACAAGTACGAGTACGACAAGGACATCCCCGGCGTCGTCCTGGATCGCGTGCTCCACTCGAACGTCCACTACCCCTCGGATTACGGGTTCATCCCGCGATCGTACTACGACGACGAGGACCCCTTCGACGTGCTCGTGTTGGTGGAAGATCAGACGTTCCCCGGCTGTATAATCGAAGCGCGTCCGGTCGCGCTAATGAAGATGGACGACGACGGCGAGCAGGACGACAAGGTCATCGCGGTGCCGAGCGAGGACCCGCGGTACGATCACGTCGACGACATCGACGATATCCCTCAGCAGACGCTCGACGAGATCGCGGAGTTCTTCGAGACCTACAAGAACCTCGAGGAGGGCAAAGAGGTCGAGACGCAAGGGTGGGAGGACAAACAGGCGGCGATGGACGCGATCGAACACGCACAGGACCTCTACGAGGAACACTTCGGCTGA
- a CDS encoding alkaline phosphatase family protein has translation MGLFDRLRGGSGPRVAFFGIDGVPYSLVADNEETFENLSDFAAGGAIDSIVPPESSACWPALTTGVNPGETGVYGFQDREIDSYDTYVPMGQDVRATRLWSRVDAAGGEATVMNVPVTFPPDRDVQRMVSGFLSPGVEKAAYPNELRETLERLDYQIDVNAKLGHQEDKSKFIEDAHRTLDARFEAFKHYIEQDDWSLFFGVFMTTDRVNHFLFKHYAQDGEYKEEFLEFYAKLDRYLGELRKMLDEDTTMVVASDHGFTTLDHEVKCNVWLAENGWLSFEDEDHESLSDVTDETRAYSLIPGRFYINLEGREPRGSVPEAEYEAVRAELKAELEAFEGPDGRPVADRVVTKEDAFRGEHDEIAPDLVVIPNDGFDLKAGFRGGDDVFDIGPRNGMHSFGNACLFVDDDTAKIEDADLYDIAPTILELLDVKIDRGDFDGASLV, from the coding sequence ATGGGACTGTTCGACCGGCTTCGTGGCGGGAGCGGACCGCGTGTCGCCTTTTTCGGCATCGACGGCGTACCGTACTCGCTGGTCGCTGACAACGAGGAAACGTTCGAGAACCTGAGCGACTTCGCCGCCGGCGGCGCGATCGATTCGATCGTTCCGCCGGAATCGAGCGCGTGTTGGCCGGCGCTGACGACGGGCGTCAATCCGGGGGAAACAGGCGTGTACGGCTTTCAGGACCGCGAGATAGATAGCTACGACACGTACGTTCCGATGGGACAAGACGTGCGTGCGACGCGGCTGTGGTCGCGAGTCGACGCCGCCGGTGGCGAGGCGACGGTGATGAACGTCCCCGTCACGTTCCCGCCGGATCGGGACGTTCAGCGGATGGTCAGCGGCTTTCTCTCGCCAGGCGTCGAGAAGGCGGCGTACCCGAACGAACTCAGGGAGACGCTCGAACGGCTGGATTACCAGATCGACGTGAACGCCAAGCTCGGCCATCAAGAAGACAAATCGAAGTTCATCGAGGACGCCCATCGGACGCTCGATGCCCGCTTCGAGGCGTTCAAACACTACATCGAGCAGGACGACTGGAGTCTCTTTTTCGGCGTCTTCATGACGACGGATCGCGTGAACCATTTTTTATTTAAACACTACGCGCAGGACGGCGAGTACAAAGAGGAGTTCCTCGAGTTCTACGCGAAGCTCGATCGGTATCTCGGCGAACTCCGAAAGATGCTCGACGAGGATACGACGATGGTCGTCGCGTCCGATCACGGGTTCACCACGCTCGACCACGAGGTAAAATGTAACGTCTGGTTGGCGGAGAACGGCTGGCTCTCCTTCGAGGACGAGGATCACGAGAGTCTCAGCGATGTCACAGACGAAACGCGAGCGTACTCGCTCATCCCGGGGCGATTCTACATCAACCTCGAAGGTCGCGAGCCGCGCGGCTCGGTTCCCGAAGCCGAGTACGAGGCGGTGCGCGCCGAGTTGAAAGCCGAGCTGGAGGCGTTCGAGGGTCCCGACGGCCGTCCGGTCGCGGATCGCGTGGTGACGAAAGAGGACGCCTTCCGCGGGGAACACGACGAGATCGCCCCCGATCTCGTCGTCATTCCGAACGACGGGTTCGACCTCAAGGCCGGCTTCCGCGGCGGCGACGACGTCTTCGATATCGGCCCGAGAAACGGGATGCACAGCTTCGGGAACGCCTGTCTGTTCGTCGACGACGATACCGCGAAGATCGAAGACGCCGACCTGTACGATATCGCGCCGACGATATTGGAACTGCTCGACGTGAAGATCGACCGCGGTGACTTCGACGGCGCATCGCTCGTCTGA
- the nreA gene encoding DNA repair protein NreA yields MRLDEYVDDLDRDESVELRKLAEEKSYAVTEFVDDARTRFDETLSDETLVGSTAPSVFVGRSSYPRVFAGLLSPVGDEDDAADYATTGEWYRHGYGIEDVFRRRTGLLNSTRRSNVDVYDVWDGFVGTQREVAIADRPVDIELGLDGRPGFDLDGTLEDIAAPRGPRISADSARVTENPSVPRAIEKTLSDDDWRAEGAMTYLYRRGFDVYQINNVLSVGALGQGEHRRLVPTRWSITAVDDTIGQYLRGTIRNASSIDRTLVWHADYMGNEYWVVATPGEWEFELIELKAPGSIWNPDPNGRLYMAADSEGYEGRRGYVEETSGAYYAARLGVLEALSERDRQAKVFVVRHATNEYWAPVGVWQIRESIRDAVEGEPVVAESFHGAVSELVPRLPVSMADLRRKSTMVAGIQSDLSAFGAGVGDP; encoded by the coding sequence ATGCGCCTCGACGAGTACGTCGACGACCTCGACCGCGACGAGTCGGTCGAACTCCGCAAGCTCGCCGAGGAGAAATCGTACGCAGTCACCGAGTTCGTCGACGACGCGCGAACCCGATTCGACGAGACGCTCTCCGACGAGACGCTCGTCGGCTCGACCGCGCCGTCGGTGTTCGTGGGCCGGTCGAGCTACCCGCGCGTTTTCGCCGGCCTGCTCTCGCCGGTCGGCGACGAGGACGACGCCGCGGACTACGCGACGACCGGCGAGTGGTACCGACACGGCTACGGGATCGAGGACGTGTTTCGGCGCCGAACCGGGCTGTTGAACTCCACACGGCGGTCGAACGTCGACGTCTACGACGTCTGGGACGGCTTCGTCGGCACCCAACGGGAGGTCGCGATCGCGGATCGCCCCGTCGACATCGAGTTGGGGCTGGACGGCCGCCCCGGGTTCGACCTCGACGGCACGCTTGAGGACATCGCCGCCCCCCGTGGCCCCCGGATCAGCGCGGACAGCGCGCGGGTGACGGAGAACCCCTCCGTCCCCAGAGCGATCGAGAAGACGCTCTCGGACGACGACTGGCGCGCCGAGGGCGCGATGACGTATCTCTACCGCCGGGGGTTCGACGTGTATCAGATCAATAACGTCCTCTCGGTCGGCGCGCTCGGACAGGGCGAACACCGTCGGCTCGTCCCAACGCGGTGGTCGATCACCGCCGTCGACGACACAATCGGGCAGTACCTCCGCGGGACGATCCGGAACGCGTCTTCGATCGACCGGACGCTGGTCTGGCACGCCGACTACATGGGCAACGAGTACTGGGTCGTCGCCACGCCCGGCGAGTGGGAGTTCGAACTGATCGAACTGAAAGCGCCGGGCAGCATCTGGAACCCCGACCCGAACGGTCGGCTCTACATGGCGGCCGACAGCGAGGGCTACGAGGGCCGACGCGGCTACGTCGAGGAGACCTCCGGGGCGTACTACGCCGCCCGCCTCGGCGTTCTGGAGGCGCTCTCGGAGCGTGATCGGCAGGCCAAGGTGTTCGTCGTTCGCCACGCGACGAACGAGTACTGGGCACCAGTCGGCGTCTGGCAGATCCGAGAGTCGATTCGCGACGCGGTCGAGGGCGAACCGGTCGTCGCCGAGAGCTTCCACGGCGCCGTCAGCGAACTCGTTCCTCGCCTGCCCGTCTCGATGGCCGATCTCCGGCGAAAGTCGACGATGGTCGCGGGGATCCAAAGCGATCTCTCCGCGTTCGGCGCGGGGGTCGGTGATCCCTGA
- a CDS encoding DUF7108 family protein: MVDETPTPDSAPTDDHDDSGALPLPEEAIDRAETLTRRAREAVDGNERTAYRDEREELLDAHGYTARVRESDTGETLVLYPIEWVEDGTVRLDRITDTTRAVERSISGPGADADWDAIDAHNRAIASRVEDRHGEVHGATATAFADFMSNHYAKPIEAATTGEREEFRTEYFPRNAWPSDEQRRRVEESLRRIVEIAAAKEDR, translated from the coding sequence ATGGTTGACGAGACCCCCACACCCGATTCGGCACCGACGGACGACCACGACGACTCGGGGGCGCTTCCCCTCCCCGAGGAGGCGATCGACCGCGCGGAGACGCTCACGCGCCGCGCTCGCGAGGCGGTCGACGGGAACGAGCGAACCGCATACCGCGACGAGCGCGAGGAACTGCTCGACGCACACGGCTACACCGCCAGGGTCCGCGAGAGTGACACCGGCGAGACGCTCGTGTTGTACCCGATCGAGTGGGTCGAGGACGGGACGGTTCGGCTCGATCGGATCACGGACACGACTCGCGCCGTCGAGCGATCGATCTCGGGACCGGGAGCCGACGCGGACTGGGACGCGATCGACGCGCACAATCGAGCGATCGCCTCGCGCGTCGAGGATCGGCACGGCGAGGTCCACGGCGCGACGGCGACCGCGTTCGCGGACTTCATGAGCAACCACTACGCGAAGCCGATCGAGGCGGCGACCACCGGCGAGCGCGAGGAGTTCCGAACCGAATACTTCCCGCGGAACGCGTGGCCGTCGGACGAGCAGCGCCGCCGCGTGGAGGAGTCGCTTCGGCGCATCGTCGAGATCGCGGCGGCCAAGGAAGATCGGTAA
- the rnhA gene encoding ribonuclease HI, giving the protein MPVIECDPDRARERLETEGVEIRPGNTEHELWRAEWEGATAVAYEASVVVQGADPARLVALIEGGGGRAHVYFDGGSRGNPGPAAIGWVIVTGDGIAAEGSKRIGRATNNQAEYEALIGALEVAAEYGFDELVIKGDSELIVKQVRGEWNTNDPTLREKRVCVRELLGQFEEWSIDHVPREINRRADELANEALDG; this is encoded by the coding sequence ATGCCCGTCATCGAGTGTGATCCGGACCGCGCCCGCGAGCGACTGGAGACTGAAGGCGTCGAGATCCGTCCGGGGAACACCGAACACGAACTGTGGCGGGCTGAATGGGAGGGCGCAACGGCGGTCGCCTACGAGGCGTCGGTCGTCGTTCAGGGAGCCGATCCCGCACGGCTCGTCGCGCTCATCGAGGGCGGCGGCGGCCGGGCGCACGTCTACTTCGACGGCGGCTCGCGCGGAAACCCGGGACCGGCCGCGATCGGGTGGGTGATCGTGACCGGCGACGGGATCGCGGCCGAGGGGTCGAAGCGGATCGGCCGCGCGACGAACAACCAAGCGGAGTACGAGGCGCTGATCGGCGCGCTCGAGGTCGCCGCCGAGTACGGCTTCGACGAGCTCGTTATAAAGGGCGACTCGGAGCTCATCGTCAAGCAGGTCCGTGGGGAGTGGAACACGAACGATCCGACGCTCCGCGAGAAGCGGGTCTGCGTCCGCGAGTTGCTCGGGCAGTTCGAGGAGTGGTCTATCGACCACGTTCCGCGAGAGATAAACCGCCGCGCCGACGAACTAGCCAACGAGGCGCTCGATGGTTGA
- a CDS encoding ATPase, T2SS/T4P/T4SS family codes for MFTRLLSSESECRCEPTFEADRLSVEGDDCPGGGRLTTESACRRTVIEALERRDVDSICTRSDGFERAYEGRSAALLVAAGRFADAAGFHDEALADRAREDPLGAAQAAAGRNGAVSNLVAETGLGVFLGSDYPTALRPHVGPTVAKSRVATRPAADATLRDRYELETGAIVRWYESDEGTMYHLTPAEHRLDPADTATLAAAHARLARGEIDGGARAASRAVRSIATEGQPVGVLADALEKHTRGLGVLDDCFADAGVTDVFATAPVADNRIRVRCDGRTVLTNVRLTDAGVAALASRFRRSSGRAFSQASPTLDATEDAGGRRIRIAGVTDPVSDGTGFTFRAHDEEAFRIAELVENGTLSAEVAAFLSVATARGAATLVAGARGAGKTTLLSALLWEIPSNVRTVAIEDTPELPVSELQGDDRDVQPLRVTEGDGMSITATDALRTALRLGDGALVVGEVRGEEAQVLYEAMRVGAADGTVLGTIHGGGGESVRERVVTDLGVAESAFADTDLVVTLEAYEEAGSRQRRVRSIESVRRTPDGVAFEPLYDPKTETIDVGDSRLIAALSTPTETAADVRTDIRKRTRELEV; via the coding sequence ATGTTCACCCGCCTGCTGTCGTCCGAATCCGAGTGTCGCTGTGAGCCGACGTTCGAAGCCGACCGCCTCAGCGTCGAAGGCGACGACTGTCCGGGCGGCGGTCGACTGACGACGGAGTCGGCCTGCCGTCGGACCGTGATCGAGGCGCTCGAACGACGAGACGTCGACTCGATCTGTACGCGATCGGACGGCTTCGAGCGAGCCTACGAGGGGAGGAGCGCTGCGCTTCTCGTCGCCGCCGGTCGGTTCGCCGATGCCGCTGGCTTTCACGACGAGGCGCTCGCCGATCGCGCTCGCGAGGACCCGCTCGGCGCGGCGCAGGCGGCGGCCGGACGCAACGGTGCCGTCTCGAACCTCGTCGCCGAAACCGGGTTAGGGGTGTTTCTCGGGAGCGACTACCCGACCGCGCTCCGACCGCACGTCGGCCCGACGGTCGCCAAATCCCGAGTCGCCACGCGACCCGCGGCCGACGCCACGCTCCGGGACCGATACGAGCTCGAAACCGGAGCGATCGTCCGGTGGTACGAGAGCGACGAGGGGACGATGTATCACCTCACCCCCGCCGAACATCGGCTCGATCCGGCCGATACGGCGACCCTCGCCGCCGCCCACGCGCGATTGGCCCGCGGCGAAATCGATGGGGGCGCGCGCGCCGCCTCGCGCGCCGTTCGATCGATCGCCACCGAGGGGCAGCCGGTTGGCGTCCTGGCGGACGCGCTGGAAAAACACACGCGTGGGCTCGGCGTCCTCGACGACTGCTTCGCGGATGCGGGCGTGACCGACGTGTTCGCGACCGCGCCCGTGGCTGACAACCGCATCCGAGTGCGCTGTGACGGACGGACGGTGCTGACGAACGTCCGATTGACCGACGCCGGCGTCGCCGCGCTGGCGTCGCGGTTTCGGCGATCGAGCGGGCGCGCGTTTTCACAGGCGAGTCCGACGCTCGATGCGACCGAGGACGCGGGGGGTCGACGGATTCGGATCGCCGGCGTCACCGATCCCGTCAGCGACGGCACCGGATTCACCTTCCGCGCGCACGACGAGGAGGCGTTTCGGATCGCCGAACTCGTCGAGAACGGGACCCTGTCGGCCGAGGTCGCGGCGTTCCTCTCTGTCGCGACGGCCCGCGGGGCGGCGACGCTCGTCGCCGGGGCGCGCGGGGCCGGCAAGACGACCCTTCTCAGCGCGCTCCTGTGGGAGATCCCGTCCAACGTCCGAACGGTCGCGATCGAGGACACGCCGGAGCTCCCCGTCTCCGAACTCCAGGGCGACGATCGCGACGTCCAGCCGCTTCGGGTGACCGAGGGCGACGGGATGTCGATCACCGCGACGGACGCCCTCCGGACTGCGCTCCGACTCGGCGACGGCGCGCTCGTCGTCGGCGAGGTCCGCGGCGAGGAAGCGCAGGTCCTCTACGAGGCGATGCGCGTCGGGGCGGCGGACGGCACCGTCCTCGGGACGATCCACGGCGGCGGCGGGGAGTCGGTCAGAGAGCGCGTCGTCACCGATCTCGGCGTCGCCGAGTCCGCGTTCGCCGACACCGATCTCGTCGTCACGCTCGAAGCGTACGAGGAGGCGGGCAGCCGCCAGCGTCGGGTTCGATCGATCGAATCAGTTCGTCGAACGCCGGACGGCGTCGCGTTCGAACCTCTGTACGACCCCAAAACCGAGACGATCGACGTGGGCGATAGCCGGCTGATCGCGGCGCTCTCGACGCCGACCGAAACCGCGGCCGACGTTCGAACCGACATCCGCAAGCGGACCCGCGAACTGGAGGTGTGA